The following coding sequences are from one Neurospora crassa OR74A linkage group I, whole genome shotgun sequence window:
- the pkr1 gene encoding ER membrane protein: MTSFVTNLWESIFTPGPTPTLLIATNVTFAALQIVLACLLFATWSIHFVILSALCGGLWGSINWFAAELKVHQIQEEEKARRAKEAAPTPVTSEDSETEVEAATSTASLTRQESIAEAVSHEVEPIQQIGELKHRVVEETPSLGTKSGVSTEDEWEKVSENENEKDK; the protein is encoded by the coding sequence ATGACATCCTTCGTTACAAATCTCTGGGAGTCGATCTTCACTCCGGGGCCGACTCCCACCCTCCTTATCGCGACAAATGTCACATTTGCCGCTCTGCAAATTGTCCTGGCGTGCCTCCTCTTTGCGACATGGAGTATCCACTTCGTAATTCTCTCGGCTCTCTGCGGTGGACTCTGGGGATCCATCAACTGGTTCGCGGCGGAACTGAAGGTGCACCAAAtccaagaagaggaaaaggcgaGAAGAGCCAAAGAAGCAGCGCCAACTCCAGTCACATCGGAAGACAGCGAAACAGAAGTAGAGGCAGCTACATCGACAGCTAGCCTCACGAGGCAGGAGTCAATTGCAGAGGCGGTCAGCCATGAGGTTGAGCCTATCCAGCAGATTGGAGAACTGAAGCACAGAGTGGTTGAGGAGACACCGAGCCTGGGCACTAAGAGCGGCGTCAGCACGGAAGATGAGTGGGAGAAGGTTTCGGAGAACGAGAACGAAAAGGACAAGTGA
- a CDS encoding phosphotransferase enzyme family domain-containing protein has translation MAGRVRHPIDIRALESWLAQKVPDIEAPLDIKQFGFGQSNPTYQLTAADGRKYVLRKKPPGKLVSKTAHKVEREYRILTALSDTDVPVPRTYCLCEDESVIGTPFYIMSFLDGRIFEDPIIPNVLPDQRRAIWSDAVRVLAKLHRIDPRSVGLEEFGKPYGFYSRQVDTWKTICTAQAKVEDVDTGEPVGQLPFFEEMMQYFSDLRQQPADRATLIHGDFKIDNLVFHKTEPRVIGILDWEMSTIGHPLSDLSNLLTPFYTARLDPRQSINVHPGFLPRATRGLPPVDEITELYFNVTSPVGRSTFEISLHRQASPAEELERRRELAWAQAFNIFRLSAICQGIAARVASRQASSAQAKRYADARDPMARFAWKLCQDVEEKSPRPRI, from the exons ATGGCGGGGCGAGTTCGTCATCCCATCGACATCAGGGCCCTCGAGTCGTGGCTGGCCCAGAAGGTGCCTGATATTGAGGCGCCGCTGGATATCAAGCAG TTCGGCTTTGGTCAATCCAACCCGACGTACCAATTGACTGCCGCCGACGGCAGGAAATATGTCCTCCGCAAGAAGCCCCCAGGAAAGCTGGTGTCCAAGACCGCCCACAAGGTCGAACGCGAATACCGCATCCTGACTGCCCTCTCCGACACCGACGTGCCCGTACCCAGGACCTACTGCCTGTGCGAGGATGAGTCCGTCATCGGCACCCCCTTTTACATCATGTCCTTCCTCGATGGCCGCATTTTCGAGGATCCTATAATACCCAACGTGCTTCCCGACCAGCGCCGCGCCATCTGGAGCGATGCTGTCCGCGTCCTAGCCAAGTTGCATCGTATCGATCCCAGGAGCGTCGGTCTCGAAGAGTTCGGCAAGCCTTATGGCTTCTACAGCCGTCAGGTGGACACCTGGAAGACTATCTGCACCGCGCAGGCCAAGGTCGAGGATGTCGATACGGGTGAGCCCGTCGGCCAGTTGCCCTTCTTTGAGGAGATGATGCAATACTTTTCCGACCTGAGGCAGCAGCCGGCCGATAGGGCGACATTGATTCATGGCGACTTCAAGATTGACAACCTCGTTTTCCACAAGACAGAGCCGAGGGTGATTGGTATTCTAGA CTGGGAAATGTCCACAATCGGCCACCCCCTCTCCGACCTCTCTAATCTTCTCACGCCCTTTTATACCGCCCGCCTCGACCCTCGCCAATCCATCAACGTGCACCCTGGATTCCTCCCGCGCGCCACGCGCGGCCTCCCGCCCGTCGATGAGATTACCGAGCTTTACTTCAACGTGACCAGCCCAGTAGGGCGGTCAACCTTCGAAATTTCGCTGCACCGACAGGCGTCACCTGCTGAGGAGCTCGAGCGCCGGCGCGAGCTCGCGTGGGCCCAGGCCTTCAACATCTTCCGGCTGTCAGCCATTTGCCAGGGCATTGCGGCGCGCGTGGCGAGCAGGCAGGCTAGCAGTGCGCAGGCGAAGAGGTATGCTGATGCGCGAGATCCGATGGCGAGATTTGCGTGGAAGTTGTGTCAGgatgtggaggagaagagtCCTAGGCCGAGGATATAG
- a CDS encoding small nuclear ribonucleoprotein Sm D1 has translation MKLVRFLMKCANETVTIELKNGTIVHGTIASVTPRMDTALRNVKMTPKGQDAVALDAMNIRGSTIRYFILPDSLPLDTLLVDDSVKPKNKARKEADRSAGGRGGRGGRGRGRGMGRGRGRGRG, from the exons ATGAAGCTGGTCAG ATTTTTGATGAAATGCGCCAACGAGACGGTGACGATTGAGTTGAAGAACGGCACAATTGTACACGGCACTATCGCCTCGGTCACACCCCGCATGGACACTGCGCTTCGCAACGTCAAGATGACCCCCAAGGGCCAGGACGCTGTGGCTCTAGATGCCATGAACATTAG GGGCTCGACCATCCGTTACTTCATACTCCCCGATTCTTTGCCGCTCGATACATTGCTAGTTGATGATTCCGTGAAGCCCAAGAACAAGGCGAGAAAGGAAGCGGACCGCAGCGCCGGCGGCAGaggtggccgtggtggccgtggcagaggaaggggaaTGGGTCGCGGCCGCGGTCGTGGCCGTGGCTAA
- a CDS encoding ATP synthase subunit 4: protein MASRLARTAVGAARLRPSVVPRVLPALSTVASPRYSSGVPSEDPKTKAQSIIDSLPGSNLMSKTAILSSAAGLSIYALSNEYYVVNEETVVAFCLLSVWGGLIKFGGPLYKKWADEQSDKIKNILNSARADHTQAVKTRIGDVKQMSGVIDITKTLFAVSKETAKLEAEAYELEQRTALAAEAKTVLDSWVRYESQVKQRQQKELAQTVIAKVQKELENPKVLKQILEQSVADVEKIVSKA, encoded by the exons ATGGCGTCGCGTCTGGCCAGAACTGCTGTCG GGGCTGCCCGCCTCCGGCCCAGCGTCGTCCCCCGCGTCCTTCCCGCGCTGAGCACCGTTGCCAGCCCCCGCTACTCGTCCGGTGTCCCCTCCGAGGACCCCAAGACCAAGGCCCAGTCCATCATCGACTCCCTTCCCGGCAGCAACCTCATGTCCAAGAccgccatcctctcctccgccgccggtcTTTCCATCTACGCCCTCTCCAACGAGTACTATGTCGTGAACGAGGAGACCGTCGTCGCCTTCTGCTTGCTCTCCGTCTGGGGTGGTCTCATCAAGTTCGGTGGTCCCCTCTACAAGAAGTGGGCTGATGAGCAGAGCGACAAGATCAAGAACATCTTGAACTCTGCCCGCGCCGACCACACTCAGGCCGTCAAGACCCGCATCGGCGACGTTAAGCAGATGTCTGGTGTTATCGACATTACCAAGACCCTCTTCGCCGTTTCCAAG GAAACCGCCAAGCTTGAGGCTGAGGCCTATGAGCTCGAGCAGCGCACCGCTCTCGCCGCTGAGGCCAAGACTGTCCTCGACTCCTGGGTTCGCTACGAGTCGCAGGTCAAGCAGCGCCAGCAGAAGGAGCTCGCCCAGACTGTTATCGCCAAGGTTCagaaggagctcgagaacCCCAAGGTCCTCAAGCAGATCCTCGAGCAGTCCGTTGCTGACGTTGAGA AGATCGTCTCCAAGgcttaa
- a CDS encoding nucleolar complex protein 4, producing MPSTVKAQAAKPVVKRKRSENGEPIKKRRKSEAGEEKEDLASQIQNLESQINESRKHYNNIATLIEYAEKQNEDPKTAIAAAEALCRVFVRLLASGSLVKKKDASEKDATVAKWLRDRLNDHHKALVAMFKSTKLATQALVLAMALLKAEAQYLEGKDEAVFPWPLFNAIISALLTSPVEEVRDEFCDKFIDEYDDIRFYTFEGIKDFLTERESVDEELQNTVFNLLLKMEDIPESSEDLEDFYIEQPAKKKHPLRSLSQHKKRAQEAWLALMHLGLSKEQRKKVLDVMASSIAPWFIKPELLMDFLTDCYNTGGSISLLALSGVFYLIQERNLDYPSFYQKLYSLLDTDILHSKYRSRFFRLLDTFLGSSHLPAVLVASFIKRLARLALNAPPSAIVVIVPWFYNLFKKHPLTTFMMHRVPRTKEEKELIEKEGVLDPFLPDEEDPMETHAIDSSLWEIVQLQSHYHPNVATIAKIISEQFTKQAYNLEDFLDHSYGSLIDAEMSKEVKKAPVIEFMIPKHIFTKADPGTEQTDSPLVSLWDFGSS from the exons ATGCCTTCAACAGTAAAAGCCCAAGCCGCGAAGCCGGTTGTCAAGCGGAAACGCTCCGAGAACGGCGAACCCATCAAGAAGCGCAGAAAGTCCGAGGCCggcgaggaaaaggaagaccTCGCATCGCAAATCCAGAATCTCGAATCCCAGATCAACGAGTCCAGGAAGCACTACAACAACATCGCTACCCTCATAGAGTACGCCGAAAAGCAGAATGAAGACCCCAAGaccgccatcgccgccgccgaagctCTGTGCCGCGTGTTCGTTCGCCTTCTCGCCTCGGGCAGTTtggtcaagaagaaggatgctTCGGAGAAAGATGCGACCGTCGCAAAGTGGCTTCGGGATCGCCTGAACGACCACCATAAGGCTCTTGTCGCCATGTTCAAGAGCACCAAGCTCGCCACCCAGGCTCTCGTTCTGGCTATGGCTTTGCTGAAGGCGGAAGCCCAGTATCTGGAGGGCAAGGACGAGGCCGTCTTTCCCTGGCCTCTCTTCAATGCCATCATCAGTGCGCTTCTAACGTCGCCAGTCGAGGAGGTGCGTGATGAATTTTGTGACAAGTTCATCGACGAGTATGACGACATTAGATTTTACACGTTTGAGGGAATCAA GGACTTTCTTACAGAACGCGAGTCGGTTGATGAAGAGTTACAAAACACAGTGTTTAATCTTCTCCTCAAGATGGAGGATATCCCAGAGTCATCCGAAGACCTTGAGGACTTTTATATCGAGCAACCCGCCAAAAAGAAGCACCCACTGCGGTCCTTGTCGCAGCATAAGAAGAGGGCACAGGAAGCTTGGCTGGCTTTGATGCACCTGGGTCTGAGTAAGGagcagagaaagaaggtGTTGGACGTCATGGCGTCCTCAATTGCGCCATGGTTCATCAAGCCCGAGCTCCTCATGGACTTCCTTACCGACTGCTACAATACTGGCGGCTCTATTTCACTCCTGGCCCTTTCCGGTGTCTTCTACCTGATCCAGGAACGCAACCTGGATTACCCATCTTTCTATCAGAAACTCTACTCCTTGCTGGATACCGACATCCTCCATTCCAAGTATCGCTCACGCTTCTTCCGCCTCCTCGATACGTTCCTGGGCTCGTCCCATTTGCCCGCCGTCCTGGTGGCAAGCTTCATCAAGCGTCTGGCCCGTCTCGCCCTCAACGCACCACCAAGCGCCATTGTTGTCATCGTTCCGTGGTTCTACAACCTGTTCAAAAAGCATCCTCTCACCACATTCATGATGCATCGTGTACCGCGgaccaaggaggagaaggagctgatcgagaaggagggggtccttgaccctttccttcctgaCGAAGAGGACCCTATGGAGACCCACGCCATTGACAGTTCTCTGTGGGAGATTGTGCAGTTACAGTCTCATTACCACCCCAACGTTGCGACCATCGCCAAGATCATCTCTGAGCAGTTTACAAAACAGGCTTACAACCTGGAGGACTTTCTGGACCACTCCTATGGCAGT CTTATCGACGCAGAGATGTCCAAGGAAGTGAAGAAGGCTCCGGTCATCGAGTTCATGATCCCGAAACACATTTTTACCAAGGCCGATCCTGGCACAGAGCAGACTGATAGCCCGCTGGTCAGTCTATGGGATTTTGGTTCATCGTAA
- a CDS encoding small nuclear ribonucleoprotein Sm D1, variant has translation MKCANETVTIELKNGTIVHGTIASVTPRMDTALRNVKMTPKGQDAVALDAMNIRGSTIRYFILPDSLPLDTLLVDDSVKPKNKARKEADRSAGGRGGRGGRGRGRGMGRGRGRGRG, from the exons ATGAAATGCGCCAACGAGACGGTGACGATTGAGTTGAAGAACGGCACAATTGTACACGGCACTATCGCCTCGGTCACACCCCGCATGGACACTGCGCTTCGCAACGTCAAGATGACCCCCAAGGGCCAGGACGCTGTGGCTCTAGATGCCATGAACATTAG GGGCTCGACCATCCGTTACTTCATACTCCCCGATTCTTTGCCGCTCGATACATTGCTAGTTGATGATTCCGTGAAGCCCAAGAACAAGGCGAGAAAGGAAGCGGACCGCAGCGCCGGCGGCAGaggtggccgtggtggccgtggcagaggaaggggaaTGGGTCGCGGCCGCGGTCGTGGCCGTGGCTAA
- a CDS encoding nonselective cation channel protein — MVMGDQSGRRHQSALRIQEPNLAERRPLLPQRITTTTGRQNGNQHHSLDGQVYACGDDHSQLPVYTNIHRIRRDIISVVEDYLSLDQLRDIRINISVVRPLVDKFYAQDDISIVYCLLVNRAQFLNEQSHLNNRQNVNYTRAMLCELIATRILRRCSEDNEGPEGLLVLAHILIAGFEPFQNAPPEIRREVRAQTAWHKTLPALEVAILSEAKIFLSSTSCQKIVDAIYEGRVIYSPSSFLEIIPDRYKQKPISLYDPRRAPLLNQYRLVVPRTRNILEIIQFVILLALYLVFMSERYAGRVTILETCFTVYAFGWVLDQFATILEHGWHVYTQNLWSFLDVTFVCIYWIYLVLRVYGLQSHNEELGQQALDVLAMGAPVLVPRLAFNLLSDNILFLSLRSMMADFSLLTVLGGWCFFGFLLSLVWLGNHQYSWVTISEWMIYIWFGLDGSGIHHSTDFHKYLGPALMVMFAFLGNTLFLTVLVSMLSNTFSTIVSNATAEIQFRHAVLTLEGVKSDAIFAYQPPFNILAVFILIPLKWFVTPRWFHKIHVASVRLLNLPLLLVIALVERRILPPITSTAGGERPAEGPSVNSSSSHPRRSICKGMRFWNRWRITVHSDIETVFEVPPPDSVLEQIAEDDDLTKHLIRRQFVRGNTVETATKTPAKDTNTAKDTSTAKDTSTAKDTNTNKKQPPGRRDSIAPFPGLRTELQGVLSESDEMSAITARLEALEKSTRRIEFMLAKLTGGLEDNKDDTAINDTESPFDSDEEGEEGAVSQATKA, encoded by the exons ATGGTGATGGGGGATCAGTCAGGCCGTCGACACCAGAGCGCGCTTCGTATTCAAGAACCCAATCTGGCAGAAAGAAGACCTCTTCTACCCCAACggataacaacaacaaccggtAGACAAAATGGCAACCAGCATCACTCGCTCGACGGTCAAGTATACGCGTGTGGGGACGACCACTCACAACTACCAGTTTACACCAACATCCACCGGATCCGTCGGGATATCATATCGGTGGTAGAGGACTATCTGAGCCTGGATCAACTGCGCGATATCCGCATCAACATATCTGTTGTTCGCCCGCTGGTGGACAAGTTCTATGCGCAGGACGATATTTCAATAGTCTACTGCTTGCTGGTCAACCGCGCGCAGTTCCTGAACGAGCAGTCGCATCTCAACAACAGGCAAAATGTCAACTACACACGCGCCATGCTGTGTGAGTTAATAGCCACACGCATTCTCAGGCGATGCAGCGAGGACAACGAGGGTCCAGAGGGTCTTTTGGTGCTGGCTCATATCCTTATTGCTGGCTTTGAGCCGTTCCAAAATGCTCCGCCAGAGATTCGACGGGAGGTCCGTGCGCAGACAGCATGGCATAAGACGCTACCAGCCTTGGAGGTAGCCATCCTGAGTGAGGCCAAGATCTTTCTGAGCTCGACATCATGCCAGAAGAT TGTGGACGCCATCTACGAGGGACGGGTTATCTACAGCCCTTCCAGCTTCCTGGAGATTATCCCCGACCGTTACAAGCAGAAGCCAATATCTCTGTATGACCCCAGAAGGGCGCCTCTACTGAACCAGTACCGTCTGGTTGTACCGCGGACGCGAAATATCTTGGAAATCATCCAGTTCGTCATCCTCCTGGCGCTCTATCTTGTATTCATGTCCGAGAGATACGCCGGTCGTGTCACGATACTGGAAACTTGCTTCACCGTCTACGCCTTCGGTTGGGTGCTCGATCAATTTGCAACTATTCTCGAGCATGGCTG GCACGTGTACACTCAGAATTTGTGGTCGTTCCTTGATGTTACATTTGTTTGCATCTATTGGATCTATCTTGTTCTGCGCGTATACGGGTTGCAATCTCATAACGAAGAACTAGGACAACAAGCACTCGACGTGCTGGCCATGGGCGCACCAGTGCTTGTTCCTCGCTTAGCGTTTAATTTACTGTCCGACAACATCCTCTTCTTGTCGCTTCGGTCCATGATGGCCGATTTTTCTTTACTGACCGTACTTGGTGGCTG GTGCTTTTTTGGTTTCCTGTTGTCCCTTGTCTGGCTAGGAAACCACCAGTACTCCTGGGT AACCATCAGTGAATGGATGATTTACATTTGGTTTGGTCTGGATGGATCTGGCATCCATCATTCG ACCGACTTCCACAAATACCTGGGACCAGCCCTAATGGTTATGTTTGCCTTCCTCGGCAACACATTATTCCTCACCGTTCTGGTTTCTATGCTCTCAAATACCTTTAGCACAATAGTCAGCAACGCAACCGCAGAAATCCAGTTCCGACATGCCGTCCTGACTCTCGAGGGCGTCAAAAGCGACGCCATCTTCGCCTACCAACCCCCCTTCAACATCCTCGctgtcttcatcctcatcccccTTAAATGGTTTGTCACCCCGCGCTGGTTCCACAAAATCCACGTCGCCAGCGTGCGTCTGCTCAACCTCCCCCTCTTGCTCGTCATTGCCCTGGTAGAACGCCGAATCCTTCCCCCAATCACATCAACAGCAGGAGGAGAACGGCCAGCGGAAGGGCCATCAgtcaactcctcctcttcgcacCCTCGACGCAGCATATGCAAAGGCATGCGCTTCTGGAACAGGTGGCGTATCACCGTCCACAGTGACATCGAGACCGTCTTCGAAGTCCCGCCGCCAGATTCGGTACTCGAGCAGATCGCTGAAGACGACGATCTCACGAAACATTTGATCCGGCGGCAATTCGTTCGGGGAAACACCGTGGAAACAGCCACAAAGACACCGGCCAAGGACACAAACACGGCCAAAGACACAAGCACGGCCAAAGACACAAGCACGGCCAAGGACACAAACACGAACAAGAAACAGCCACCTGGTCGTCGTGACAGCATCGCGCCGTTCCCGGGCCTGAGGACGGAGTTGCAGGGCGTTTTGAGCGAGAGTGATGAGATGAGCGCTATCACGGCGAGACTGGAGGCTTTGGAGAAGAGCACGAGGAGGATAGAGTTCATGTTGGCGAAGCTTACGGGCGGGTTGGAAGATAACAAGGATGATACGGCTATCAATGATACGGAAAGTCCGTTTGATTCtgacgaggaaggagaggagggggcggTGTCGCAAGCTACAAAAGCGTGA